One Onthophagus taurus isolate NC chromosome 11, IU_Otau_3.0, whole genome shotgun sequence genomic window carries:
- the LOC111423704 gene encoding mitochondrial 2-oxodicarboxylate carrier isoform X1 has translation MSAPTMTKKRPVWKEATFQIFSGGSAGFIEVCIMHPLDLIKTRLQIQSGVNRNDPKYYTGVFDAFRKMYKHEGITSYWKGIVPPILVETPKRALKFFSFEQYKKLFMFGSPVATPITFTLAGAGAGITEAILVNPFEVVKVALQANKKTGKEVPSTWNMTRQIINRDGFGGKGLNKGLTATIGRNGVFNTIYFSFYHSVKGFYPPFSDPRLEFLRKLGIGFVSGTLASLANIPFDVAKSRIQGPQPIVGSIKYFGTFQAITLVYKEEGFFALYKGTIPKIMRLGPGGAIMLLLYEYVYEYLDKTFPENNSKELGSI, from the exons ATGTCGGCACCCACGATGACCAAGAAACGTCCTGTTTGGAAAGAAGCAACTTTCCAAATTTTTTCTGGAGGGTCTGCTG GTTTTATCGAAGTGTGCATAATGCATCCtttagatttaataaaaacgagGCTTCAAATACAATCGGGGGTTAATCGTAATGATCCTAAgtattatacaggtgtttttGATGCTTTTAGAAAGATGTATAAACATGAAGGTATTACTAGTTATTGGAAAGGAATTGTTCCACCTATTTTAGTTGAAACGCCTAAAAGAGCTCTTAAG ttcttttcatttgaacaatataaaaaattgtttatgtttGGTTCACCAGTTGCCACACCTATA ACATTCACTTTGGCAGGCGCAGGAGCGGGAATTACAGAAGCAATTCTTGTAAATCCTTTTGAAGTGGTTAAAGTGGCTTTACAAGCGAATAAAAAGACAGGGAAAGAAGTGCCTTCGACATGGAATATGACGCGGCAAATTATTAATAGAGATGGTTTTGGTGGGAAAGGTTTAAATAAAGGGTTAACAGCCACAATTGGAAGAAACGGGGtttttaacacaatttattttagtttttatcaTTCAGTTAAAGGATTTTATCCACCATTTTCA gATCCTAGACtggaatttttaagaaaactagGAATTGGTTTTGTCTCAGGAACTTTAGCATCATTGGCAAACATTCCATTTGATGTTGCTAAATCAAGAATTCAAGGTCCACAACCAATAGTTGGTAGCATTAAATACTTTGGAACATTCCAAGCCATTACTTTAGTTTATAAAGAGGAAGGATTTTTTGCACTATATAAAGGAACAATTCCCAAGATTATGCGGTTAGGTCCTGGAGGGGCTATTATGTTGCTTCTTTACGAATATGTTTATGAGTATTTAGATAAAACATTCCCTGAAAACAATTCAAAAGAATTAGGTTCAATTTAA
- the LOC111423704 gene encoding mitochondrial 2-oxodicarboxylate carrier isoform X2, translated as MYKHEGITSYWKGIVPPILVETPKRALKFFSFEQYKKLFMFGSPVATPITFTLAGAGAGITEAILVNPFEVVKVALQANKKTGKEVPSTWNMTRQIINRDGFGGKGLNKGLTATIGRNGVFNTIYFSFYHSVKGFYPPFSDPRLEFLRKLGIGFVSGTLASLANIPFDVAKSRIQGPQPIVGSIKYFGTFQAITLVYKEEGFFALYKGTIPKIMRLGPGGAIMLLLYEYVYEYLDKTFPENNSKELGSI; from the exons ATGTATAAACATGAAGGTATTACTAGTTATTGGAAAGGAATTGTTCCACCTATTTTAGTTGAAACGCCTAAAAGAGCTCTTAAG ttcttttcatttgaacaatataaaaaattgtttatgtttGGTTCACCAGTTGCCACACCTATA ACATTCACTTTGGCAGGCGCAGGAGCGGGAATTACAGAAGCAATTCTTGTAAATCCTTTTGAAGTGGTTAAAGTGGCTTTACAAGCGAATAAAAAGACAGGGAAAGAAGTGCCTTCGACATGGAATATGACGCGGCAAATTATTAATAGAGATGGTTTTGGTGGGAAAGGTTTAAATAAAGGGTTAACAGCCACAATTGGAAGAAACGGGGtttttaacacaatttattttagtttttatcaTTCAGTTAAAGGATTTTATCCACCATTTTCA gATCCTAGACtggaatttttaagaaaactagGAATTGGTTTTGTCTCAGGAACTTTAGCATCATTGGCAAACATTCCATTTGATGTTGCTAAATCAAGAATTCAAGGTCCACAACCAATAGTTGGTAGCATTAAATACTTTGGAACATTCCAAGCCATTACTTTAGTTTATAAAGAGGAAGGATTTTTTGCACTATATAAAGGAACAATTCCCAAGATTATGCGGTTAGGTCCTGGAGGGGCTATTATGTTGCTTCTTTACGAATATGTTTATGAGTATTTAGATAAAACATTCCCTGAAAACAATTCAAAAGAATTAGGTTCAATTTAA